One Persicobacter psychrovividus DNA window includes the following coding sequences:
- a CDS encoding alpha/beta fold hydrolase, translating into MKKEKSWLNKEEYPFESNYFDLPIGRMHYIDEGKGIPIVFVHGNPGWSFEYRKSIQELLKTNRCISVDNIGFGLSDKPVDWNYLPENHANNLSKFIKHLNLDKFVLVVNDWGGPIGLSYAINNPNQIKHLIITNTWMWSIKDNAASKRFSGFAGGLVGRFLIKHFNFFGKVIIKNCMGDKKYFNPAIYRHLETKNDRKGCWTFPKQIVASDDWVDSLWQRRESIKAIPKSMIWGLKDFAFTEKDLNAWIDEFQPKTVIKLDNVGHYPYEEATEIFNNELKNAST; encoded by the coding sequence ATGAAAAAAGAAAAATCGTGGTTAAATAAGGAAGAATATCCATTCGAGTCAAACTATTTTGATTTACCAATTGGCAGAATGCACTATATTGACGAAGGCAAAGGGATACCTATTGTATTTGTACACGGTAATCCAGGATGGTCATTTGAATATAGAAAATCAATACAAGAACTATTGAAGACAAACAGATGTATTTCAGTTGATAATATTGGATTTGGATTATCTGACAAGCCAGTAGATTGGAATTATTTGCCAGAAAACCACGCAAACAACCTTTCTAAATTTATAAAGCACTTAAATTTAGATAAATTCGTCTTAGTTGTGAATGATTGGGGAGGTCCCATTGGCTTATCATATGCCATTAATAATCCTAATCAAATAAAACACTTAATAATTACTAATACTTGGATGTGGTCTATTAAAGATAATGCGGCAAGTAAAAGATTTAGTGGTTTTGCAGGTGGTTTAGTTGGTCGATTTTTGATTAAGCATTTCAACTTTTTCGGTAAGGTGATTATCAAAAACTGTATGGGCGATAAAAAATATTTTAACCCAGCTATTTACAGGCACCTTGAAACAAAAAATGATAGAAAAGGTTGTTGGACTTTTCCAAAACAGATAGTTGCATCTGATGACTGGGTGGATAGCTTGTGGCAAAGACGTGAAAGTATTAAAGCTATTCCAAAATCAATGATTTGGGGACTGAAAGATTTTGCGTTCACTGAGAAAGACCTTAATGCTTGGATAGACGAATTTCAACCTAAAACAGTAATAAAATTAGATAATGTAGGGCATTATCCTTATGAAGAAGCGACTGAAATATTTAATAATGAATTAAAAAATGCCAGCACATAA
- a CDS encoding DUF4331 family protein, which yields MLKNRKIWLPAVLLCLMVGLWSADHIDAPLVGTLDGGSSLADITDYYAFESPENSDNYVFVGNVYGLIAPDNTADVSFSEDYLYEINLDYDGDAIEDAVIQVIFRGDKAIFIGPVAPSATGLDSEIMGSAPRVMVDVTKAGEEAKVMEENGIKVFAGPRDDPFFMDFFKFVAIVNGAGGAENPPTSFDRDGGADTFAGTNVMSMVIELPKSMLGGNETTKFTSWLESKSKK from the coding sequence ATGCTAAAAAACAGAAAAATTTGGCTGCCCGCTGTCTTGCTTTGCTTGATGGTCGGATTATGGAGTGCGGACCACATTGACGCTCCATTAGTCGGAACCTTGGATGGGGGGAGTTCACTCGCTGACATCACGGACTATTACGCTTTTGAAAGTCCTGAAAACAGCGATAATTACGTATTTGTAGGGAATGTTTATGGCTTGATTGCACCAGACAATACTGCAGATGTTAGCTTCTCTGAAGATTACCTTTATGAAATTAACCTTGATTATGATGGCGATGCGATTGAAGACGCGGTCATTCAGGTGATTTTTCGTGGCGACAAAGCCATATTTATCGGCCCTGTTGCCCCTTCAGCAACTGGCCTTGATTCTGAAATCATGGGTTCTGCTCCTCGTGTAATGGTAGATGTTACCAAAGCAGGAGAAGAAGCCAAAGTGATGGAGGAGAACGGCATTAAAGTTTTTGCCGGACCAAGAGATGATCCATTCTTCATGGATTTCTTCAAGTTTGTAGCTATTGTGAACGGTGCTGGTGGTGCGGAGAACCCTCCAACCAGTTTTGACCGTGATGGCGGAGCGGATACCTTCGCAGGTACAAACGTGATGTCGATGGTTATTGAGCTTCCAAAATCGATGCTCGGTGGGAATGAAACCACCAAATTTACTTCTTGGTTGGAATCTAAATCGAAAAAATAA
- the ccsA gene encoding cytochrome c biogenesis protein CcsA — translation MSWMIFPFIGVGSAAFWLTGTFSAYKKWDSRLTTLLFILGSLIFGGFVAAMWVHLDRPPLRTLGETRLWYSLFIPLIGLFAYRRWKYFWLLAYSAGMAVMFITINIMHPEAMNKALMPALKSLWFVPHVIVYLFAYAILSASSVVAIQGLIQPQKSLNLLKVADHLVNVGTAFLTLGLLFGALWAKEAWGHYWTWDPKETWAFITWLSYMVYIHYRHFHPKKENVALWTLAIAFIVLLICWFGINYLPSAQMSVHTYTS, via the coding sequence ATGAGTTGGATGATTTTTCCTTTTATCGGTGTGGGCAGCGCAGCGTTCTGGCTTACCGGTACCTTTTCCGCTTACAAAAAGTGGGATAGCCGATTAACAACCTTATTGTTCATTTTAGGTTCCCTGATTTTTGGGGGCTTTGTGGCCGCCATGTGGGTGCACCTTGATCGCCCACCACTGAGAACCCTCGGCGAAACCCGCCTGTGGTACTCCTTATTTATTCCTTTAATTGGCTTGTTTGCCTACCGTCGCTGGAAGTACTTCTGGCTGTTGGCCTACTCTGCAGGAATGGCCGTGATGTTTATCACGATCAACATCATGCACCCGGAGGCCATGAATAAAGCTTTGATGCCCGCCCTGAAATCGCTGTGGTTTGTGCCACACGTTATCGTATATCTTTTTGCTTACGCGATACTTTCGGCGTCTTCAGTAGTGGCTATTCAGGGGCTTATTCAGCCACAAAAAAGCCTTAATTTACTGAAAGTGGCCGATCACCTTGTCAATGTAGGAACGGCATTTTTGACGCTGGGCTTGTTGTTTGGTGCATTATGGGCAAAAGAAGCCTGGGGCCATTACTGGACCTGGGATCCTAAGGAAACATGGGCTTTCATTACCTGGCTGTCTTATATGGTTTACATCCATTACAGACACTTCCATCCGAAAAAAGAAAATGTAGCACTTTGGACGCTGGCCATTGCTTTCATTGTCCTGCTGATCTGCTGGTTTGGTATCAATTACCTTCCTTCAGCCCAAATGAGTGTGCATACTTATACATCATAA
- the nrfH gene encoding cytochrome c nitrite reductase small subunit yields MGKIFKFFVPPKQWRLPVTILLGVFFGLATYTVYVSKAWVYLSDDPAACVNCHIMAPQYATWQHSAHREQATCNDCHVPHDSALRKYYFKAMDGLRHATMFTLRMEPQVIKIHEAGAGVVQENCQRCHDHLTETNKNLQVSYQEAEHGKGKLCWDCHREVPHGRVNSLSSTPNARVPLPSSVVPEWLRKIKK; encoded by the coding sequence ATGGGAAAGATTTTCAAATTTTTCGTGCCGCCGAAGCAATGGCGACTCCCGGTAACCATACTTCTTGGGGTATTTTTTGGGTTAGCAACCTATACTGTTTACGTTTCTAAGGCGTGGGTTTATCTGTCAGATGATCCTGCGGCATGTGTGAATTGCCATATTATGGCACCACAATATGCAACGTGGCAACATAGTGCGCATAGGGAACAGGCAACTTGTAATGACTGCCACGTTCCGCATGATTCAGCTCTGAGAAAGTATTATTTCAAGGCAATGGATGGTTTGCGTCACGCAACGATGTTCACCTTGAGAATGGAACCTCAAGTGATAAAAATCCATGAGGCCGGTGCTGGAGTTGTTCAGGAAAACTGTCAGCGTTGTCATGATCACCTAACAGAGACCAACAAGAATTTACAAGTCTCTTACCAAGAAGCCGAGCATGGCAAAGGAAAGTTATGCTGGGATTGCCACAGGGAAGTACCCCATGGGCGAGTGAACAGTTTATCTTCTACACCAAATGCTCGTGTGCCATTACCGTCGTCGGTCGTGCCAGAGTGGTTAAGAAAAATCAAAAAGTAA
- a CDS encoding cytochrome c biogenesis protein ResB: MENSRKRKLWTGPMGYAEATVVAAGLWGIGAVLQWMNGPLPEIAMQWPSNIICGSALFFGIVVLYLLNRKKAWVKWISGVPAAIVSLVFFGLLSTIMALTPQQPHLDPHWIMTLGWNQMTGSYPFILSYIFLLVTLGFATMKRCFPWRNKNWGFFANHAGLWIALWAAGFGAYDVQRLSMDLYTGQAEWRAYDAQDRVHELDMALELQQFIMEEYAPKLMMVNPTDGAIYDQDPQFFMMVESDSTSGDIMGYKIQTSRMMKSAAYVASAGKARYEEVNEYGASPTAYVTVTLPNGEQKEGWISAGSFAASPAWLALDSTHTLAMAPPEPKRFASRVKVFKKGEQEAVEDLVEVNHPISVGDWKIYQLSYDDSKGRWSNLSVVELVRDPWLWVVYIGVFMMIVGALYLFTLNKDDVSPVA; this comes from the coding sequence ATGGAGAATAGTAGGAAAAGGAAGTTGTGGACGGGCCCAATGGGTTACGCCGAAGCAACCGTGGTGGCGGCAGGCCTATGGGGTATCGGAGCAGTATTGCAGTGGATGAATGGGCCACTTCCTGAGATCGCCATGCAATGGCCTTCAAATATCATCTGTGGAAGTGCGCTGTTTTTCGGCATTGTGGTGCTGTATTTACTCAACAGAAAAAAAGCCTGGGTAAAGTGGATTTCCGGTGTTCCGGCAGCGATCGTCAGTCTGGTGTTTTTTGGCTTGCTCTCTACGATCATGGCCCTTACGCCTCAGCAACCACACCTTGATCCACACTGGATCATGACCTTGGGCTGGAACCAAATGACCGGTTCTTACCCTTTCATTCTTTCCTACATATTCCTGTTAGTGACTTTAGGATTTGCGACGATGAAGCGATGCTTCCCGTGGCGAAATAAAAACTGGGGATTTTTTGCCAATCATGCCGGTTTATGGATTGCCCTTTGGGCGGCAGGTTTTGGTGCTTACGATGTGCAGCGATTGTCAATGGACCTATATACAGGGCAGGCAGAATGGCGCGCATACGATGCCCAGGATCGTGTTCATGAACTTGATATGGCATTGGAACTTCAGCAGTTTATTATGGAGGAATATGCTCCGAAACTGATGATGGTCAACCCTACGGATGGAGCGATTTACGATCAGGACCCACAGTTCTTCATGATGGTGGAATCAGATTCCACATCAGGAGATATTATGGGTTATAAGATCCAGACCAGCCGAATGATGAAATCGGCAGCCTATGTAGCAAGTGCAGGAAAAGCCCGTTACGAAGAGGTTAATGAATATGGTGCTTCCCCTACGGCTTATGTAACCGTTACATTGCCGAATGGCGAGCAGAAAGAAGGCTGGATCAGTGCAGGAAGTTTTGCGGCTTCACCGGCATGGCTGGCTTTGGACAGCACCCATACCTTGGCCATGGCACCGCCAGAACCCAAGCGTTTTGCATCCCGCGTAAAAGTTTTCAAAAAAGGCGAACAGGAAGCTGTTGAAGATTTGGTGGAAGTAAACCACCCAATTTCAGTAGGTGACTGGAAAATTTATCAGTTAAGCTATGACGACTCCAAAGGTCGTTGGTCCAACCTCTCGGTAGTAGAGTTGGTCAGAGATCCATGGCTGTGGGTAGTTTACATTGGCGTATTCATGATGATCGTCGGTGCATTGTACCTGTTTACTTTAAATAAAGACGACGTTAGTCCTGTAGCATAA
- a CDS encoding asparagine synthase-related protein, whose product MSAIHLIWDKQNQNGEALINKMLGACEHMGNQPLSYQQIPLSIGTIYLAVNNLLIGELEKATLQPLKDKESTCFAAMEGDLFNYHDIKNNLMDSGVHFSSLSDAEVWMEWCKNDEFESFSNLNGDFAGFFVDKSVDKLIIVDNSKSGRSVYHYEDKNYLVLSSAFQAISATALPVKSIDNLVVSQILAQGFASGNQTLFKNIQKLTSLKVYKYDCGDLSGNLSTIVGKSVDKVSQGENITNLDALEEALVDALFMETTAEKNIGLLFTGGQISTSLATAGRVGGVRAALTYSLANAPKEGDKRYGDFRFAEDTSYEEGLALYQEVLSDKSLEMWDEFIQKMESPVLTASAFVHFVLSKFIGERSHILLSGFGADALALSDLKTYAYYQYIKYYDSLKPWIPMLKKMKGLLPEKSMLPVKKHLDLLNILGQHIDEDPKEVKRKLFSILEEFTEGTAAMPLEEMKYENCFEKVGDHLNAEVRQIFRANQQQVRMPFLNDLVVGQFVNSSVEDLLENGRNAHLKAMLRAWGKETVASRPKHQTKLPWISWLKAGGAIPVKTQLARRESAIYEFVDFEQTQQHLDEALQGKSDQHERLWAIAVMGAWLDKHGATA is encoded by the coding sequence ATGTCTGCAATACACCTCATCTGGGACAAGCAAAATCAAAACGGCGAAGCACTTATCAATAAAATGCTTGGTGCATGTGAACACATGGGAAACCAGCCGTTGAGTTATCAACAAATACCTTTATCAATAGGAACAATTTACCTTGCGGTGAATAATTTACTGATCGGTGAACTGGAGAAAGCGACACTTCAGCCGCTCAAGGATAAAGAAAGCACTTGTTTTGCAGCAATGGAAGGCGATTTATTTAACTATCATGATATTAAGAATAACTTAATGGATAGTGGGGTGCATTTCAGCTCTCTTTCCGATGCTGAAGTGTGGATGGAATGGTGCAAAAATGACGAATTTGAATCCTTTTCTAACCTAAACGGAGATTTTGCGGGCTTTTTTGTGGATAAGTCTGTTGATAAGTTGATAATTGTGGATAACTCGAAGAGCGGTCGGTCGGTTTATCATTATGAGGACAAGAATTATTTGGTATTATCCTCCGCTTTTCAGGCAATTTCAGCGACAGCGTTACCTGTTAAATCCATTGATAATTTGGTAGTTAGTCAAATTTTGGCGCAGGGTTTTGCTTCAGGTAATCAAACTTTGTTTAAAAACATTCAAAAGCTTACATCATTAAAAGTATATAAATATGACTGTGGAGATCTGTCTGGCAACTTATCCACAATCGTGGGTAAGTCCGTGGATAAAGTTTCTCAAGGTGAAAATATCACCAATTTAGATGCTTTGGAGGAAGCTCTGGTCGATGCCTTATTCATGGAAACTACTGCTGAAAAGAACATCGGTTTATTGTTTACTGGAGGGCAAATTTCTACCTCTTTGGCTACTGCAGGGCGTGTTGGAGGGGTAAGGGCAGCCCTGACTTACAGCTTGGCTAATGCCCCCAAAGAAGGTGATAAACGCTACGGTGATTTCCGCTTTGCTGAAGATACGTCCTATGAGGAGGGATTAGCATTATATCAAGAAGTCCTCTCTGATAAATCTTTGGAGATGTGGGATGAATTTATTCAGAAAATGGAAAGCCCGGTATTGACAGCATCAGCCTTTGTCCATTTTGTTTTGAGTAAATTTATTGGTGAGCGGTCGCACATTTTATTGTCAGGCTTCGGTGCCGATGCCCTGGCTTTGTCAGATTTAAAAACTTATGCCTATTATCAGTATATCAAATATTATGACAGCCTGAAGCCGTGGATTCCCATGCTGAAAAAAATGAAAGGCTTACTGCCTGAAAAAAGTATGCTGCCAGTGAAGAAGCACCTCGATTTGCTGAATATACTCGGGCAGCATATTGATGAAGACCCTAAGGAGGTAAAACGAAAGCTGTTCAGTATTTTGGAGGAGTTTACTGAGGGAACTGCTGCGATGCCATTGGAAGAGATGAAGTATGAAAATTGCTTTGAAAAGGTTGGCGACCACCTGAATGCGGAAGTGCGGCAGATTTTCAGGGCAAATCAGCAACAAGTCAGAATGCCTTTTCTGAATGACCTTGTGGTTGGGCAGTTTGTTAATTCATCGGTAGAGGATTTGCTGGAGAATGGGCGGAATGCACATTTAAAGGCGATGCTCAGGGCATGGGGAAAAGAGACCGTGGCTTCCCGACCGAAGCATCAGACTAAATTGCCGTGGATTTCATGGCTGAAAGCAGGTGGCGCAATACCCGTGAAAACACAGCTTGCACGTCGGGAATCGGCTATTTATGAGTTTGTGGATTTTGAACAAACGCAACAACACCTCGACGAGGCTTTGCAGGGGAAGTCAGATCAGCATGAGCGACTCTGGGCCATTGCCGTGATGGGCGCCTGGCTGGATAAGCATGGTGCTACCGCCTGA
- the nrfA gene encoding ammonia-forming cytochrome c nitrite reductase: MSNISKSVNNKPWLGWLLFGLSLVAVFCLGLLASSITERRVEAQMVNKPMTALGKTEAKNELWGKNYPREYQSWEATKEMDFSSKYNGNVMRDMLEEDPNLPILWAGYGFSKDYNAPRGHMYAIEDIQNTLRTGAPTGPDDGPMPATCWSCKSPDVPRMMEEHGVAEFYKGKWAGKGAEIVNPIGCADCHDSETMNLQISRPALKEAFERQGKDIEKASHQEMRSLVCAQCHVEYYFDKSEGKQNYLTFPWDKGTTVEDMEAYYDAIDFKDWTHKISKAPMLKAQHPGYETWKMGIHGQRGVSCADCHMPYKTEGGQKFTDHHIQSPLNNVANSCQVCHREEEKTLISNVYERQDAIKETRDKVERELSIAHLEAGFAWEKGATEKQMKKALTLIRHAGWRWDFAVASHGAAFHAPIEIGRILGSALEKSYQARMEIKKVLIELGYTGEVPLPDYSTKEKAQKVAGLDMDKLNKDKETFKQNLLPEWIKEAKAKGKLL; encoded by the coding sequence ATGTCAAATATTTCCAAAAGTGTAAACAACAAACCATGGCTTGGTTGGTTGTTATTTGGCCTTTCGCTGGTCGCAGTGTTTTGTTTAGGGCTATTGGCCTCTTCAATTACTGAGCGTCGTGTGGAAGCACAGATGGTCAACAAACCAATGACTGCGCTTGGCAAGACAGAAGCAAAAAATGAATTATGGGGTAAGAACTACCCAAGAGAATACCAATCATGGGAAGCGACTAAAGAAATGGACTTCTCCTCGAAATACAACGGTAATGTGATGCGTGATATGTTGGAGGAAGATCCAAACTTGCCAATTCTTTGGGCAGGTTACGGTTTCTCTAAAGATTACAATGCCCCACGTGGCCACATGTATGCGATTGAAGATATCCAGAATACTTTGCGTACAGGTGCTCCTACTGGTCCGGATGACGGCCCAATGCCAGCAACATGTTGGTCATGTAAATCACCAGATGTACCACGTATGATGGAAGAGCATGGTGTAGCGGAATTCTACAAAGGAAAATGGGCAGGTAAAGGTGCTGAGATCGTGAACCCAATCGGTTGTGCGGATTGTCACGATTCAGAAACGATGAACTTGCAGATCAGTCGCCCGGCATTGAAAGAGGCTTTCGAGCGTCAGGGTAAAGATATCGAGAAAGCTTCCCATCAGGAGATGCGTTCTTTGGTTTGTGCGCAGTGTCACGTAGAGTATTATTTCGACAAGTCGGAAGGAAAACAAAACTACCTGACTTTCCCATGGGATAAAGGAACAACGGTTGAAGATATGGAAGCATATTACGATGCCATTGACTTCAAAGACTGGACACACAAAATCTCTAAGGCTCCAATGTTGAAAGCTCAGCACCCAGGTTATGAAACTTGGAAAATGGGTATTCACGGTCAGCGTGGGGTATCTTGTGCAGATTGTCACATGCCATATAAAACGGAAGGTGGACAAAAATTCACCGATCACCATATTCAGTCGCCATTGAACAATGTAGCGAACTCTTGTCAGGTTTGTCACCGCGAGGAGGAAAAAACATTGATCAGCAATGTTTACGAACGTCAGGATGCCATCAAAGAAACACGTGATAAAGTAGAGCGCGAATTGTCGATTGCTCACTTGGAAGCAGGTTTCGCATGGGAAAAAGGCGCAACTGAAAAGCAAATGAAAAAAGCATTGACTTTGATTCGCCATGCTGGATGGAGATGGGATTTTGCTGTAGCATCTCACGGTGCCGCATTCCACGCACCAATCGAGATCGGTCGTATTTTGGGTAGTGCATTGGAGAAATCTTACCAAGCAAGAATGGAAATCAAGAAGGTGTTGATCGAGTTGGGTTACACTGGCGAGGTACCACTTCCTGATTACTCTACGAAAGAGAAAGCTCAAAAAGTAGCAGGCTTGGATATGGACAAACTGAACAAAGACAAAGAGACCTTCAAGCAAAATTTATTGCCGGAGTGGATCAAAGAAGCAAAGGCCAAAGGGAAATTGCTTTAA
- a CDS encoding DUF4331 family protein: MKKFNIYLPLLLLLGVFAISCSSDDNDNPAPSPAPPALAADFQLDDEYDVLDMINLDGSNSAGTNLTYDWTVTDSDGNEMTVLNANTDMATFMPEMAGDYTVSLMVNGTEGDDTLEETITVLSPVFMTKDQMGRPAINTVFNFFGDADTKNAYNQTLPSDGAQNADAFKGIFDALQTYIGLDPATYTNILGLDNATTASVLAVDVLQSDKSSATSYGTLNGRGLADDVVDVTLILTFGGPDLNNINDTQKGLISDFVNANDKEFSTSFPYVAAPN, encoded by the coding sequence ATGAAGAAATTTAATATCTACCTCCCCTTGCTCCTATTGTTGGGGGTGTTTGCAATTTCATGTAGCAGCGATGATAACGACAACCCGGCACCAAGCCCAGCACCGCCAGCACTGGCCGCTGATTTTCAGCTTGATGATGAGTACGACGTTCTTGACATGATTAACCTCGATGGATCAAACTCTGCAGGAACTAACCTGACTTACGACTGGACCGTGACCGATTCAGATGGCAATGAGATGACCGTATTGAATGCCAATACAGATATGGCGACTTTCATGCCTGAAATGGCGGGTGACTATACCGTAAGCTTGATGGTCAATGGAACTGAAGGCGATGATACCCTTGAAGAAACCATTACTGTTTTAAGCCCTGTATTCATGACTAAAGATCAGATGGGACGCCCTGCGATTAACACGGTTTTCAACTTCTTTGGTGATGCAGATACAAAAAATGCCTACAATCAGACCTTGCCTTCAGATGGGGCTCAGAATGCAGATGCATTTAAAGGTATTTTCGACGCTTTGCAAACTTATATTGGCTTGGACCCTGCAACTTACACTAACATTTTAGGACTTGACAATGCAACTACAGCAAGTGTTTTGGCCGTTGATGTACTGCAATCGGATAAGTCTTCAGCAACAAGCTATGGCACCTTGAATGGCCGTGGATTAGCAGATGATGTTGTTGATGTTACTTTGATTTTGACTTTCGGTGGACCAGACCTAAATAATATCAATGATACCCAGAAGGGCTTGATCAGTGATTTTGTTAATGCCAACGACAAAGAATTTTCGACTTCTTTCCCATATGTGGCAGCACCGAATTAA
- a CDS encoding gliding motility lipoprotein GldB: MKKISSYLLAFSALLLIFSCSPQDDRCAKQPDTSNINIDLQFEQTETALMQDRSKAGIQKFLEEHPAFATLFLKRGQQPHDSILVNDLYHRINHPSFLELKKLTDSTFNQVDLKGQFEQAFRNIKFYYPAFQAPRIITGITGFDTNFQGLDDDLYVSDSLIVIGLDYFLGPQSKYRPIGIPEYILKRYTPTYIVPSVLNQMANKYIGNNPKDRSLLADMIFFGKAFYFTKTMAPCTPDSVIIGYTAEELQESKDHSQIIWANLVKNKMLYETGHEMKKKFIGERPKTIEMGEKCPGRIGQWVGWEIVEKYMQARKHTHIQDFLKTDSAPAVLAKSKYKG, translated from the coding sequence ATGAAAAAAATATCCAGCTATTTATTAGCCTTCAGCGCACTGCTTTTAATCTTCAGTTGTTCCCCACAAGACGACCGATGCGCAAAACAACCCGACACGTCAAACATCAATATAGACCTTCAGTTTGAGCAAACAGAAACTGCCCTAATGCAGGACCGCAGCAAAGCGGGCATTCAAAAATTTCTCGAAGAGCATCCTGCTTTTGCCACCTTGTTTTTAAAGCGCGGGCAACAGCCTCACGATTCCATTTTAGTAAATGACCTTTATCACAGAATCAACCACCCCTCGTTTTTGGAACTGAAGAAACTCACCGATTCCACCTTCAATCAGGTAGATTTAAAAGGGCAGTTTGAACAAGCTTTCAGGAATATAAAATTTTATTACCCTGCATTTCAAGCACCGAGAATTATCACTGGAATTACAGGCTTTGACACCAACTTTCAGGGCTTGGATGATGACCTTTACGTTTCGGATTCCCTGATCGTCATCGGCCTTGATTATTTCCTCGGGCCACAATCTAAATACCGCCCCATTGGTATTCCTGAATATATTCTAAAAAGATATACTCCCACCTATATTGTGCCCTCGGTACTGAATCAGATGGCCAATAAATATATTGGTAACAACCCAAAAGACCGCAGCTTACTCGCCGATATGATTTTCTTTGGCAAGGCATTTTACTTTACCAAAACCATGGCGCCCTGTACACCAGATTCGGTCATTATCGGATACACCGCTGAAGAGCTCCAGGAATCCAAAGACCACAGCCAAATTATCTGGGCAAACCTTGTGAAAAACAAGATGCTCTATGAAACAGGCCACGAGATGAAAAAGAAATTTATTGGAGAGCGACCAAAAACCATCGAAATGGGAGAAAAATGCCCCGGGAGAATCGGTCAATGGGTAGGTTGGGAAATCGTGGAAAAATACATGCAGGCGCGAAAACATACCCACATTCAGGACTTCCTGAAAACTGACAGTGCACCCGCAGTGTTGGCCAAATCGAAATACAAAGGATAA
- the nth gene encoding endonuclease III: MTRKERYEGILSYFAEAQPEVETELHYSNPFELIVAVALSAQCTDKRVNMVTPALFQDFPTPAHLANAHFDELFPYIRSISYPNNKTKHLIGMGKMLVEDFNSEVPSTIKELVKLPGVGRKTANVIVSVVYDQPAMAVDTHVYRVSKRIGLVNMTSSTPLEVEKQLMRHIPTEVVPKAHHWLILHGRYVCLARRPKCEDCKITAFCKAYDKQVFTF; the protein is encoded by the coding sequence ATGACCCGAAAAGAAAGATACGAAGGCATATTAAGTTATTTTGCCGAAGCGCAACCCGAAGTAGAAACGGAGCTGCATTACTCCAACCCTTTTGAACTCATTGTGGCGGTGGCACTTTCTGCCCAATGCACCGACAAGCGGGTGAATATGGTAACCCCTGCCCTGTTTCAGGATTTTCCTACGCCAGCGCATTTGGCCAATGCTCATTTTGATGAGCTATTTCCATATATTCGAAGCATCAGTTACCCCAACAATAAGACTAAACACCTGATTGGAATGGGTAAAATGCTTGTAGAGGATTTCAATAGCGAGGTGCCTTCAACGATCAAAGAGCTGGTAAAATTGCCTGGGGTTGGTCGGAAAACGGCCAATGTAATCGTATCGGTGGTTTATGATCAGCCTGCAATGGCCGTGGACACGCATGTGTATCGGGTTTCTAAACGTATTGGTTTGGTCAACATGACCTCCTCAACCCCTTTGGAAGTCGAAAAACAATTGATGCGGCATATTCCTACGGAAGTGGTGCCCAAAGCACACCATTGGCTGATTTTGCATGGGAGGTACGTTTGTTTGGCGCGCCGACCTAAATGTGAAGATTGCAAGATCACGGCTTTTTGTAAGGCTTATGATAAGCAAGTATTTACCTTTTAA